One Amycolatopsis thermophila DNA segment encodes these proteins:
- a CDS encoding MarR family winged helix-turn-helix transcriptional regulator: MVRRLTPQHRLTLPQGSVLSELVHGGPRRMSVLAELEGVRQPSMTDLIRRLERLGLVSRRSDPLDRRAVLIEATEAGTRYVSELVVAREEFLRERLAALDPADRDAIDAALPALRRLIDPVKKEELLG; the protein is encoded by the coding sequence ATGGTCCGGCGGCTGACCCCGCAGCACCGGCTCACCCTGCCCCAGGGGTCGGTGCTCAGCGAACTGGTGCACGGCGGCCCGCGCCGGATGAGCGTGCTCGCCGAGCTCGAGGGTGTGCGCCAGCCGTCCATGACGGACCTGATCCGCCGGCTGGAACGGCTCGGCCTGGTCAGCAGGCGGTCCGACCCGCTCGACCGCCGGGCGGTGCTGATCGAGGCCACCGAGGCCGGGACCCGGTACGTGAGCGAGCTGGTCGTCGCCCGCGAGGAGTTCCTGCGCGAGCGCCTGGCCGCCCTGGATCCGGCCGACCGTGACGCGATCGACGCGGCGCTGCCGGCCCTGCGAAGGCTCATCGATCCGGTCAAGAAGGAGGAGTTGCTCGGATGA
- a CDS encoding MFS transporter, which produces MSNQHGSLLDALKGQPKQVWITAFAAVIAFMGIGLVDPILLSIAEGLHATPSQVTLLFSSYLGVQVIAMLVTGAASAKFGPKRTVLTGLALIVIATALCAAAGSIEQLVALRAVWGLGNAFFIATALSVIVGAATGGQSGAILLYEAALGVGLAVGPLLGALLGSISWRGPFVGTAVLMAAALALCSIFLASDKHEKRNPIKLLDPLRALRHGGLLRTSIGSAFYTAAFFTVLAWTPFVLDWSAVAVGLIFCGWGLCVAVAGVVLAPKLAGRLGERHATVVSVLGYAVLMVVLVVPSKPVVVVGVILSGLVSGLLNTLFTGTAMSISDAPRPVASAGYNFCRWLGGAAAATLVGHVAEWLGSEHSPFVIAAILCVLAGGLLAVRTKGADPHQVPAEAALVGEEL; this is translated from the coding sequence ATGAGCAACCAACACGGGAGCCTGCTGGACGCGCTCAAGGGCCAGCCCAAGCAGGTGTGGATCACGGCGTTCGCCGCGGTGATCGCGTTCATGGGGATCGGCCTGGTGGACCCGATCCTGCTGTCCATCGCCGAGGGGCTGCACGCCACGCCGTCCCAGGTCACCCTGCTGTTCTCGTCCTACCTCGGGGTGCAGGTGATCGCGATGCTGGTCACCGGCGCGGCGAGCGCCAAGTTCGGTCCGAAGCGGACGGTCCTCACCGGACTGGCGCTGATCGTGATCGCGACCGCGCTGTGCGCCGCGGCCGGCTCGATCGAGCAGCTGGTCGCGTTGCGGGCCGTGTGGGGTCTGGGCAACGCGTTCTTCATCGCCACGGCGTTGTCGGTGATCGTCGGCGCCGCCACCGGCGGGCAGTCCGGCGCGATCCTGCTGTACGAGGCCGCGCTCGGCGTCGGACTCGCCGTCGGGCCGCTGCTCGGCGCCCTGCTGGGCAGCATCTCCTGGCGCGGCCCGTTCGTCGGCACGGCGGTGCTGATGGCCGCGGCGCTCGCGCTGTGCTCGATCTTCCTCGCGAGCGACAAGCACGAGAAGCGCAACCCGATCAAGCTGCTCGACCCGCTGCGCGCGCTCCGGCACGGTGGCCTGCTGCGCACCTCGATCGGATCGGCGTTCTACACCGCGGCCTTCTTCACCGTGCTGGCCTGGACGCCGTTCGTGCTGGACTGGAGCGCCGTCGCGGTCGGGCTGATCTTCTGCGGCTGGGGCCTGTGCGTCGCGGTCGCCGGCGTGGTGCTCGCGCCGAAGCTCGCCGGACGGCTGGGCGAACGGCACGCCACCGTGGTGTCGGTGCTCGGCTACGCCGTCCTGATGGTGGTCCTCGTGGTGCCGAGCAAGCCGGTGGTCGTGGTCGGCGTGATCCTCTCCGGGCTGGTGTCGGGCCTGCTCAACACCCTGTTCACCGGCACCGCGATGTCGATCAGCGACGCGCCGCGTCCGGTCGCGAGCGCCGGCTACAACTTCTGCCGCTGGCTCGGCGGTGCCGCCGCCGCGACCCTCGTCGGTCACGTCGCCGAGTGGCTCGGGTCGGAGCACTCGCCGTTCGTCATCGCCGCGATCCTGTGCGTGCTGGCCGGTGGGCTCCTCGCGGTCCGGACGAAGGGTGCGGATCCGCACCAGGTGCCGGCGGAGGCCGCCCTGGTCGGGGAAGAGCTTTGA
- a CDS encoding HAD family hydrolase, which produces MDAVVFDLDGVLVDSEQTWDEVRRAVVAEYAGSWTAGATRAMQGMSTPEWARYLVEKLGAKLTPERIAEVVIDGMVRRYADGPPVLPGAADAVRAIGERYPVAIASSSPPVLIQAFLEATGLTGLVRVALSSEQVAAGKPAPDVYLEAARRLDFAPARCAAVEDTTNGLKAALAAGMTVYAVPNPHFPPDPAVLDRVHAVLHTVADLPRALLA; this is translated from the coding sequence ATGGACGCGGTGGTTTTCGACCTGGACGGCGTGCTCGTCGACTCCGAACAGACCTGGGACGAGGTGCGCCGGGCGGTCGTCGCGGAGTACGCGGGCAGCTGGACCGCCGGTGCGACCCGCGCGATGCAGGGCATGAGCACGCCGGAGTGGGCGCGTTACCTGGTCGAGAAGCTCGGTGCGAAACTCACGCCGGAGCGGATCGCCGAGGTCGTGATCGACGGGATGGTCCGGCGCTACGCCGATGGCCCGCCGGTCCTGCCCGGCGCGGCGGACGCGGTGCGCGCGATCGGCGAGCGGTACCCGGTGGCCATCGCCAGCTCGTCACCGCCGGTGCTGATCCAGGCGTTCCTGGAGGCCACCGGCCTCACCGGCCTCGTCCGGGTCGCCCTGTCCAGCGAGCAGGTGGCGGCGGGCAAACCGGCGCCGGACGTCTACCTCGAAGCCGCGCGCAGGCTCGACTTCGCCCCAGCCCGCTGCGCCGCCGTCGAAGACACCACCAACGGCCTCAAGGCGGCGCTGGCCGCCGGCATGACCGTCTACGCCGTGCCCAACCCGCACTTCCCGCCGGACCCCGCCGTGCTCGACCGGGTCCACGCGGTGCTGCACACCGTCGCCGACCTGCCCCGCGCACTGCTGGCATGA